Proteins encoded by one window of Dokdonella sp.:
- the rpsO gene encoding 30S ribosomal protein S15 produces the protein MSLNAEQTSKIIADYGRVANDTGSPEVQVALLSARIEHLSTHFAHHDKDHHSRRGLLKMVNQRRRLLNYLKSKDGDRYKSLIERLGLRR, from the coding sequence ATGTCGCTCAACGCAGAACAGACCAGCAAGATCATCGCGGACTACGGCCGCGTCGCCAATGACACGGGTTCGCCGGAAGTGCAGGTCGCCCTGCTGTCCGCGCGCATCGAGCACCTCTCGACGCACTTCGCCCACCACGACAAGGACCATCACTCGCGTCGTGGCCTGCTCAAGATGGTCAACCAGCGCCGCCGCCTGCTGAACTACCTCAAGAGCAAGGACGGCGACCGCTACAAGTCGCTGATCGAACGCCTCGGCCTGCGCAGGTAA
- the rbfA gene encoding 30S ribosome-binding factor RbfA yields the protein MPDFTRSDRIAVQLRKEVAVLVHRAVRDHALPSASVSDVEVTRDLDMARIYVTTLLSDESKLAVDALNELAVEFRRELSRTLKMRRVPELRFHYDDSVDRGERIETLLRGERGMETGK from the coding sequence ATGCCCGACTTCACCCGCTCCGATCGCATCGCCGTGCAACTGCGCAAGGAAGTCGCGGTGCTCGTGCATCGCGCCGTGCGCGACCATGCGTTGCCGTCGGCGAGTGTGTCCGACGTCGAGGTCACCAGGGATCTCGACATGGCCCGCATCTACGTGACGACGCTGTTGTCCGACGAGTCGAAGTTGGCCGTGGATGCGCTCAACGAGCTGGCCGTCGAGTTCCGCCGCGAGCTCTCGCGCACGCTGAAGATGCGGCGCGTGCCGGAGCTGCGCTTCCACTACGACGATTCCGTTGACCGTGGCGAACGCATCGAGACGTTGTTGCGCGGAGAGCGGGGAATGGAGACCGGGAAATAG
- the truB gene encoding tRNA pseudouridine(55) synthase TruB: MAFSDSPTPTPHSRPLGGILLLDKPGGISSNAALQRARRLFRADKAGHTGSLDPLATGLLPLCFGEATKIAGLLLGSRKAYETECLLGVTTETDDAEGAVLERRTVPAFDDATLERALATFRGRIAQVPPVYSALKRDGEPLYRRARRGERVEIAPREVEVFRFECLARDGERLRLAVECGSGTYVRSLVRDLGERLGCGAHVTALRRLWVEPFRDPRMYTFDELEAIAKDGGEAALDGLLLPLEAGLAGLPRLDLDAGEAMRLAQGQMLSGYALPGGRGLACGPDGQAVALVGMDAAGRVRSLRGFARR, translated from the coding sequence ATGGCTTTTTCCGATTCCCCGACCCCCACCCCCCATTCCCGGCCTTTGGGCGGCATCCTCCTGCTCGACAAGCCCGGCGGGATCAGTTCAAACGCCGCCCTGCAGCGCGCGCGGCGGCTGTTTCGGGCCGACAAGGCTGGTCATACGGGGAGTCTCGACCCACTCGCCACCGGGCTCCTGCCGCTGTGCTTCGGCGAGGCGACCAAGATCGCCGGTCTGCTGCTCGGTTCGCGCAAGGCCTACGAGACCGAGTGCCTGCTCGGTGTCACCACCGAAACCGATGACGCCGAGGGTGCCGTCCTCGAACGACGCACGGTACCGGCCTTCGATGACGCTACCCTTGAACGTGCGCTGGCCACGTTCCGCGGCCGCATCGCCCAGGTGCCGCCGGTCTACTCTGCACTCAAGCGTGACGGCGAGCCGCTGTACCGGCGTGCCCGACGTGGCGAGCGCGTCGAGATTGCGCCACGCGAGGTCGAGGTCTTCCGCTTCGAGTGTCTTGCACGCGATGGCGAGCGTCTGCGCCTTGCCGTCGAGTGCGGCTCCGGCACCTATGTGCGCAGCCTCGTGCGCGATCTGGGCGAGCGCCTCGGCTGCGGCGCGCATGTGACCGCGCTGCGCCGCCTGTGGGTCGAGCCGTTCCGCGACCCGCGCATGTACACCTTCGATGAACTCGAGGCGATCGCGAAGGATGGCGGCGAGGCCGCGCTCGATGGGTTGCTGTTGCCGCTCGAGGCCGGGCTCGCCGGGCTGCCGCGCCTCGACCTCGATGCTGGCGAGGCGATGCGCCTGGCCCAGGGGCAGATGCTGAGCGGTTACGCCCTGCCCGGGGGGCGTGGCTTGGCTTGCGGCCCGGACGGACAGGCCGTTGCCTTGGTCGGGATGGATGCAGCGGGCCGCGTGCGCAGCCTGCGCGGTTTCGCTCGGCGCTGA